A DNA window from Trichosurus vulpecula isolate mTriVul1 chromosome 2, mTriVul1.pri, whole genome shotgun sequence contains the following coding sequences:
- the LOC118839159 gene encoding dynein light chain 1, cytoplasmic-like: protein MSDRKAVIKNADMSEEMQQDSVECATQALEKYNIEKDIAAHIKKEFDKKYNPTWHCIVGRNFGSYVTHETKHFIYFYMGQVAILLFKSG, encoded by the coding sequence ATGTCTGACCGCAAGGCCGTGATCAAGAACGCGGACATGTCGGAGGAGATGCAGCAGGACTCGGTGGAGTGCGCCACGCAGGCCCTGGAGAAGTACAACATCGAGAAGGACATCGCGGCCCACATCAAGAAGGAGTTCGACAAGAAGTACAACCCGACCTGGCACTGCATCGTGGGCAGGAATTTCGGCAGTTACGTGACGCATGAGACGAAGCACTTCATCTACTTCTACATGGGCCAGGTGGCCATCCTCCTGTTCAAGTCCGGTTAG